A DNA window from Allokutzneria albata contains the following coding sequences:
- a CDS encoding extracellular solute-binding protein has product MSVHRAVAALAVSVLLLPVAACGGGADDAHTLKVVYQRYGEDVRVEAHMKRTKELLERAHPDIEVELIPVVAPENEYLSKVQLMQRSPATAPDVLYEDSFNINADVDAGYLAPLDEFLAKWPDWQQFIQVARESTRAVDGRTYGVPMATDTRGLWFNRQVFERAGLPENWQPRTWADILAAARAIKEKVPGVIPFAMPAGRPQGEAVAMQSVEMLLYGTRTATLYDEAQQKWVAPSKGMADVLGFVNEIFGGGLGPTPAQVADPRFGDRGVEELTKQGRVGIRLDGSWLPAHWSPGGKAAWPEWTRTMTPAAMPTQFGQAPGRVSLSGGWTLAIGARSKKKDDAFRFITTALDREGALAFAVGAGQLPVRRDIARGDPRLVERNPTVAFWTGLIDITHYRPTLTIYPRVSQELQIAMDQVVNGADPADTATAWAAKITRIVGPANTRAG; this is encoded by the coding sequence ATGTCTGTGCACAGGGCGGTGGCCGCTCTCGCGGTCTCGGTGCTGCTCCTGCCGGTCGCGGCCTGCGGTGGCGGCGCTGACGACGCGCACACGCTGAAGGTCGTCTACCAGCGCTACGGCGAGGACGTCCGGGTCGAGGCGCACATGAAGCGCACCAAGGAGCTCCTGGAGCGGGCGCACCCGGACATCGAGGTCGAGCTGATCCCGGTGGTGGCCCCGGAGAACGAGTACCTGTCCAAGGTGCAGCTGATGCAGCGCTCCCCGGCCACCGCGCCGGACGTGCTCTACGAGGACAGCTTCAACATCAACGCCGACGTGGACGCGGGCTACCTGGCCCCGCTGGACGAGTTCCTGGCGAAGTGGCCGGACTGGCAGCAGTTCATCCAGGTGGCCAGGGAGAGCACTCGCGCGGTCGACGGCAGGACCTACGGCGTGCCGATGGCCACCGACACCAGGGGGCTGTGGTTCAACCGGCAGGTCTTCGAGCGCGCGGGGCTTCCGGAGAACTGGCAGCCCAGGACCTGGGCGGACATCCTCGCCGCGGCCCGCGCGATCAAGGAGAAGGTGCCCGGCGTCATCCCCTTCGCCATGCCCGCCGGGCGGCCGCAGGGCGAGGCCGTCGCCATGCAGAGCGTGGAGATGCTGCTCTACGGCACCAGGACGGCCACCCTCTACGACGAGGCGCAGCAGAAGTGGGTCGCGCCGAGCAAGGGCATGGCCGACGTGCTGGGCTTCGTCAACGAGATCTTCGGCGGTGGCCTCGGCCCGACCCCGGCCCAGGTCGCCGACCCCCGCTTCGGTGACCGCGGTGTCGAGGAGCTGACCAAGCAGGGCCGCGTCGGCATCCGGCTGGACGGCAGCTGGCTGCCCGCGCACTGGAGCCCCGGCGGCAAGGCGGCCTGGCCCGAGTGGACGCGCACGATGACCCCCGCGGCCATGCCGACGCAGTTCGGCCAGGCGCCCGGGCGGGTCAGCCTCTCCGGCGGCTGGACCCTCGCGATCGGCGCGCGCAGCAAGAAGAAGGACGACGCCTTCCGGTTCATCACCACGGCACTGGACCGCGAAGGGGCGCTGGCGTTCGCGGTCGGAGCCGGGCAACTGCCGGTGCGCAGGGACATCGCCAGGGGGGACCCCCGGCTGGTCGAGCGCAACCCCACGGTGGCCTTCTGGACCGGGCTGATCGACATCACCCACTACCGGCCGACTCTGACGATCTACCCGCGGGTCTCCCAGGAACTGCAGATCGCGATGGACCAGGTGGTCAACGGCGCCGATCCGGCGGACACGGCGACCGCGTGGGCCGCGAAGATCACCCGCATCGTCGGCCCCGCCAACACCCGCGCGGGCTAA
- a CDS encoding carbohydrate ABC transporter permease — MISTPRRRVATAFVHLVLGAIALVFAAPLLWLVTAAIDEKAGLRTELPEQPGPANLLAVLDWEIGLLPMLNGLLLAGGAAVISVALAAFAAYPLSRYQLRFKRPFLYVVLFATGLPMTAVMVPVYSMFVQLDLIDSMVGTMLFLAATSLPYAIWMTKGFMDNVPLSLEEAAWVDGASGMQSLRRVVLPLMLPGLSVVAVFTFISAWGNFFVPFTLLLDPEKQPAAVGVFAFFGRAGLESYGPLAAYSLLYTAPVLGLYLIVSRRLGGTFTLAGAVK, encoded by the coding sequence ATGATCTCCACTCCGCGCAGGCGGGTCGCGACCGCCTTCGTCCACCTGGTGCTCGGCGCGATCGCGCTGGTGTTCGCCGCCCCGCTGCTGTGGCTGGTGACCGCGGCGATCGACGAGAAGGCGGGGCTGCGCACCGAACTCCCGGAGCAGCCCGGCCCGGCCAACCTGCTCGCGGTGCTCGACTGGGAGATCGGCCTGCTGCCGATGCTCAACGGCCTGCTGCTCGCGGGAGGGGCCGCGGTGATCTCGGTGGCCCTGGCCGCGTTCGCCGCGTACCCGCTCTCGCGCTACCAGCTGCGGTTCAAGCGGCCGTTCCTCTACGTGGTGCTGTTCGCGACCGGGCTGCCGATGACCGCGGTGATGGTGCCCGTCTACAGCATGTTCGTGCAGCTCGACCTGATCGACAGCATGGTCGGCACGATGCTCTTCCTCGCCGCGACCTCGCTGCCCTACGCGATCTGGATGACCAAGGGCTTCATGGACAACGTCCCGCTGAGCCTCGAAGAGGCGGCATGGGTGGACGGCGCCTCGGGCATGCAGTCGCTGCGCCGGGTGGTGCTGCCGCTGATGCTGCCCGGCCTGTCGGTGGTCGCCGTGTTCACCTTCATCTCCGCGTGGGGCAACTTCTTCGTCCCGTTCACGCTGCTGCTCGACCCGGAGAAGCAGCCCGCGGCGGTCGGGGTCTTCGCGTTCTTCGGCCGCGCGGGGCTGGAGTCCTACGGCCCGCTCGCCGCCTACTCGCTGCTTTACACGGCCCCCGTCCTGGGCTTGTACTTGATCGTCTCGCGCCGCCTCGGCGGGACGTTCACCCTGGCTGGAGCGGTGAAGTGA
- a CDS encoding carbohydrate ABC transporter permease — protein MKRVVPLVPAVVLLGIFLVGPVLWTVYLSFTNTALSGAAARSPEFTGLDNFARMIEDPALLNAVWLTVVFTVGSAVIGQNCLGMLLAVLLAGRSRLLRSVVGGVVVLAWVLPELVAAFAIYAFLNADGSLNAVLGWLGLPGQNWLYTAPMAAVVLANVWRGTAFSMLTYQAAMSDVPTDLLEAAQMDGAGPLRRFWHVTLPTIRRTVLTNLLLITLQTIGVFALVYVLTAGGPGEASQTLPLLMYEQAFVFREIGYGTATALVLLLVGGVFAAVYARTLREELR, from the coding sequence GTGAAGCGGGTTGTGCCGTTGGTGCCCGCGGTGGTGTTGCTGGGGATCTTCCTGGTCGGCCCGGTCCTGTGGACGGTCTACCTCTCCTTCACCAACACCGCGCTGAGCGGGGCGGCCGCGCGCAGCCCGGAGTTCACGGGGCTGGACAACTTCGCCCGGATGATCGAGGACCCGGCGCTGCTCAACGCGGTGTGGCTGACCGTGGTCTTCACCGTCGGCTCCGCGGTGATCGGGCAGAACTGCCTCGGCATGCTGCTGGCCGTGCTGCTCGCGGGCCGGTCCCGGCTGCTGCGCTCGGTGGTGGGCGGTGTCGTGGTGCTCGCCTGGGTGCTGCCCGAGCTGGTCGCCGCCTTCGCGATCTACGCCTTCCTCAACGCCGACGGCTCGCTCAACGCGGTGCTGGGCTGGCTCGGCCTGCCCGGCCAGAACTGGCTCTACACCGCGCCGATGGCGGCCGTCGTGCTGGCCAACGTGTGGCGGGGCACCGCCTTCTCGATGCTGACCTACCAGGCCGCGATGTCCGACGTGCCCACCGACCTCCTGGAGGCCGCGCAGATGGACGGGGCCGGACCGCTGCGCCGGTTCTGGCACGTCACGCTGCCGACGATCCGGCGCACCGTCCTGACCAACCTGCTGTTGATCACGTTGCAGACCATCGGCGTGTTCGCGTTGGTCTACGTGCTCACCGCGGGCGGTCCCGGCGAGGCCAGCCAGACGCTGCCGCTGCTGATGTACGAGCAGGCCTTCGTGTTCCGCGAGATCGGCTACGGCACCGCGACCGCGCTGGTGTTGCTGCTGGTCGGCGGCGTGTTCGCGGCCGTGTACGCCCGGACGCTGCGGGAGGAGCTGCGATGA
- a CDS encoding DUF7158 domain-containing protein, whose translation MTPIAWVGEEPVLLSEVDSAEAELRSGRAAATLPAQGTSEARQLRRWLVQRLTAERIVGLVRPREEATAPELEKIAADRAAMLELGSVAASLLTRSPRARAVFHEVTAGISVTECEARRYFEANFELFSAPERRVVRHRVLTSPELADLSDSPLRTVVRGQLAGPVEQALFAAPERSVVGPVRDPLGWHTLFVERAYPESRSTFAEAREQITARLLAAARRRAFGDWLDARRAELVRLAPGYEHPGDPRQPDNTHRH comes from the coding sequence ATGACCCCCATCGCCTGGGTCGGTGAAGAACCCGTTCTGCTCTCCGAAGTCGACAGCGCCGAAGCCGAGCTGCGCTCCGGCCGCGCGGCCGCGACCCTGCCCGCGCAGGGCACGAGCGAGGCCCGGCAGCTGCGCCGATGGCTGGTGCAGCGGCTCACCGCCGAACGCATCGTCGGACTCGTGCGCCCGCGCGAGGAAGCGACCGCTCCGGAGCTGGAGAAGATCGCCGCCGATCGCGCCGCCATGCTCGAACTCGGCAGCGTCGCGGCGTCGCTGCTGACCAGGAGCCCGCGCGCGCGGGCGGTGTTCCACGAGGTCACCGCCGGGATCTCGGTGACCGAGTGCGAGGCGCGGCGCTACTTCGAGGCCAACTTCGAGCTGTTCTCCGCGCCGGAGCGGCGGGTGGTCCGACACCGCGTGCTGACCAGCCCCGAGCTGGCCGACCTCTCCGACAGTCCATTGAGGACGGTCGTGCGCGGTCAGCTGGCCGGGCCGGTGGAGCAGGCGCTGTTCGCCGCCCCGGAGCGCTCCGTGGTCGGTCCCGTCCGCGACCCGCTCGGCTGGCACACCCTGTTCGTCGAGCGCGCCTACCCGGAGAGCAGGAGCACCTTCGCCGAGGCGCGCGAGCAGATCACCGCCCGCCTGCTCGCCGCCGCCCGCCGCCGGGCCTTCGGCGACTGGCTCGACGCGCGCCGCGCCGAACTGGTCCGCCTCGCCCCCGGCTACGAGCACCCCGGCGACCCCCGCCAACCCGACAACACCCACCGACACTGA
- a CDS encoding glycoside hydrolase family 38 N-terminal domain-containing protein, whose amino-acid sequence MAQVLSAESTELFTGPETAPLQIVRVTLDGPATVRVTGPGIDTPEPAGGDGLVEVSVSTSDSPGTVLPARVVTGGGAEFAFELTVAEPGWTMHMISHFHYDPVWWNTQAAYTTAWDALDFPGSPRSAYQLAGFDLVRAHLDLALREPEYKFVLAEVDYLKPYWDAFPGDRDVLRRLIADGRVEVMGGTYNEPNTNLCSPESAIRNFVHGIGFQRDVLGADPQTAWQLDVFGHDPAFPGMAADAGLSSSSWARGPFHQWGPMEVRGGVKGDPTRMQFPSEFEWISPSGRGLLTSYMADHYSAGWWMDTAPSLEEAQRSALTLFQGLKKVATTRNVLLPVGTDYTPPNKWITRIHRDWNARYTWPKFVCALPKEFFAAVRAELAERGEEPTPQSRDMNPIYTGKDVSYIDTKQAQREAEDVLLEAERYAVFASLLTGARYPDAAFAKAWVQLAYGAHHDGITGSESDQVYLDLLWGWREARELALAARNSALRVLTGRVDFSQAVGRGVVVWNSIAAPRTDLVTVRLPDPVHSAVSVVDDAGTELPALVDHEGHSITFLARDVPSFGWRAYTIRLSTVDKSTVDESVDTVDSSGWLPVDGYEIANAHYRLAVDPGRGGGVVSLVELPAERELIAPGRVGNELAIYEEYSKHPRFGEGPWHLLPKGPVQVSGENNAAVQAFRSPLGQRLVVRGRIGTVGYTQTITLWRGVSRVDCSTKVEEFTGSDQLLRLRWPCPVPGALPVSEVGDAVVGRGFGLFNDNGSTLQAGLAVDSAEHPWTLDNPAYTWFGLSATARVSIGEAVRAIGVAELVAPSRAEAAPLARELTVALAQSGVTATCSTADGPRYGHLEVDSNLPDVRFALGGPDRNSFTAKVLAEADPAYRAELDRQLAATGRAVVWVPAQRPLAEVWVPSADLRAVRALPVLIIAGADLDAVIESIVDDLVDHEIEVRQDAPAGAGEFESRTVALLNRGVPGFAVDSAGTLHASLLRSCTGWPSGVWIDPPRRTTPDGSGFQLQHWTHVFDYAVVSAEGDWRKGIPVRSAEFSRPLVAVLSPEDGAGGLPGSGSLLSVEPVGGVSLAALKAVGNPLARGSARPADPAEGIALRLVETSGLMTEARVSSSLLSFADPATADLLEQRRDSLAELSLTLAPFEVATLVARPELTRWSTMDGGSLGPEREVAQPLYARYWMHNRGPAPMGGLPVAVHLDPVTGLVQPGGDITLTLTVASACVDAELHGVVRFVVPDGWTCAPPQLPFGIAPGGHWQTEVQVRAPKGSPDLPHPIRAQLELTGEALPPSWRQVVEDVAMLSTVAEPAQPLRLAGSPRAVRVARGARERLTVDVVGDTSAPVSVEAQLLTPWGTWDATPDWWQVREVAGRTEFGFDIAPPPWAEPGSYWALVKVAGAGRILYSEAVSLVVTA is encoded by the coding sequence ATGGCACAGGTGCTCTCCGCCGAATCGACCGAGCTGTTCACCGGGCCCGAGACAGCCCCGCTCCAGATCGTCCGGGTGACCCTCGACGGCCCGGCCACCGTGCGCGTGACCGGTCCGGGCATCGACACCCCCGAGCCTGCAGGTGGGGACGGTCTCGTCGAAGTCTCAGTGTCCACTTCGGACAGTCCAGGCACCGTGCTGCCCGCTCGGGTGGTGACCGGCGGCGGTGCGGAGTTCGCCTTCGAGCTGACCGTCGCCGAGCCCGGCTGGACCATGCACATGATCAGCCACTTCCACTACGACCCGGTGTGGTGGAACACCCAGGCCGCCTACACCACGGCGTGGGACGCGCTGGACTTCCCGGGTTCCCCGCGATCGGCCTACCAGCTCGCCGGGTTCGACCTGGTGCGCGCGCACCTGGACCTCGCGCTGCGCGAGCCGGAGTACAAGTTCGTCCTCGCCGAGGTCGACTACCTCAAGCCCTACTGGGACGCCTTCCCCGGCGACCGCGACGTGCTGCGCAGGCTGATCGCCGACGGTCGCGTGGAGGTCATGGGCGGCACGTACAACGAGCCCAACACGAACCTGTGCAGCCCGGAGTCGGCGATCCGCAACTTCGTGCACGGCATCGGTTTCCAGCGCGACGTGCTCGGCGCCGATCCGCAGACCGCGTGGCAGCTCGACGTCTTCGGCCACGATCCGGCGTTCCCCGGGATGGCCGCCGACGCCGGCCTCTCGTCCAGCTCGTGGGCGCGCGGCCCGTTCCACCAGTGGGGGCCGATGGAGGTGCGCGGCGGCGTCAAGGGCGATCCGACGCGCATGCAGTTCCCCAGTGAGTTCGAGTGGATCTCTCCATCCGGGCGCGGCCTGCTGACCAGCTACATGGCCGACCACTACAGCGCCGGGTGGTGGATGGACACCGCGCCGTCCCTGGAGGAGGCGCAGCGGTCCGCGCTGACGTTGTTCCAGGGCCTCAAGAAGGTGGCCACCACGCGCAACGTGCTGCTGCCGGTCGGCACCGACTACACGCCGCCGAACAAGTGGATCACGCGCATCCACCGGGACTGGAACGCCCGCTACACCTGGCCGAAGTTCGTGTGCGCGCTGCCCAAGGAGTTCTTCGCGGCCGTCCGCGCCGAGCTCGCCGAGCGGGGTGAGGAGCCGACGCCGCAGAGCCGGGACATGAACCCGATCTACACCGGCAAGGACGTCTCCTACATCGACACCAAGCAGGCGCAGCGCGAGGCGGAGGACGTGCTGCTGGAGGCGGAGCGGTACGCCGTCTTCGCGTCACTGCTGACCGGAGCGCGCTATCCGGACGCCGCCTTCGCGAAGGCGTGGGTGCAGTTGGCATACGGTGCGCACCACGACGGGATCACCGGCTCGGAGTCGGACCAGGTCTACCTCGACCTGTTGTGGGGCTGGCGCGAAGCCCGGGAACTCGCGCTCGCGGCGCGGAACTCGGCGCTGCGGGTGCTGACCGGCCGCGTGGACTTTTCTCAGGCTGTGGGTCGCGGCGTGGTGGTGTGGAACTCGATCGCCGCGCCACGGACGGATTTGGTCACCGTGCGGCTCCCCGATCCTGTGCACAGCGCGGTCTCCGTTGTGGATGATGCGGGAACCGAACTGCCCGCGCTTGTGGATCATGAAGGTCACTCGATCACCTTCCTGGCCCGTGACGTGCCGTCTTTCGGCTGGCGGGCATACACAATCCGACTGTCCACTGTGGATAAGTCCACTGTGGATGAATCTGTGGATACTGTGGACAGCTCCGGTTGGCTTCCTGTGGACGGCTACGAGATCGCCAACGCGCACTACCGGCTCGCGGTCGATCCGGGGCGCGGCGGCGGGGTGGTCAGCCTGGTCGAGCTGCCCGCGGAGCGGGAGCTGATCGCGCCCGGCCGGGTCGGCAACGAGCTGGCGATCTACGAGGAGTACAGCAAGCACCCGCGCTTCGGCGAGGGCCCGTGGCACCTGCTGCCGAAGGGGCCGGTCCAGGTCTCCGGCGAGAACAACGCCGCGGTGCAGGCGTTCCGGTCCCCGCTCGGCCAGCGCCTCGTCGTGCGCGGCCGGATCGGCACGGTCGGCTACACGCAGACGATCACGTTGTGGCGCGGCGTTTCCCGGGTCGACTGCTCCACCAAGGTCGAGGAGTTCACCGGCTCCGACCAGCTCCTGCGGCTGCGCTGGCCGTGCCCGGTCCCCGGTGCGCTGCCGGTGAGCGAGGTCGGCGATGCCGTTGTGGGAAGGGGTTTCGGGCTGTTCAATGACAATGGCTCGACCCTGCAAGCAGGTCTCGCCGTCGACTCCGCCGAGCACCCGTGGACCCTGGACAACCCCGCCTACACCTGGTTCGGCCTCTCCGCGACGGCGCGCGTCAGCATCGGCGAGGCGGTCCGCGCCATCGGTGTCGCCGAGCTGGTCGCGCCCTCGCGCGCGGAGGCGGCTCCACTGGCCCGCGAACTCACGGTCGCCCTTGCGCAGTCCGGGGTCACCGCGACGTGCAGCACCGCGGACGGTCCGCGCTACGGGCACCTCGAAGTGGACTCGAACCTGCCGGACGTGCGGTTCGCGCTCGGCGGCCCCGACCGCAACTCCTTCACCGCCAAGGTCCTCGCCGAGGCGGACCCGGCCTACCGCGCCGAACTGGACCGGCAGCTCGCTGCCACCGGCCGGGCCGTGGTGTGGGTCCCGGCGCAACGCCCGCTCGCCGAGGTGTGGGTGCCGAGCGCTGATCTCCGCGCGGTGCGGGCGCTTCCGGTGCTGATCATCGCGGGCGCGGACCTCGACGCCGTCATAGAGTCCATTGTGGACGATTTGGTCGATCACGAGATCGAGGTGCGGCAGGACGCCCCCGCCGGAGCAGGCGAGTTCGAGTCGCGCACGGTGGCGCTGCTCAACCGCGGTGTTCCCGGCTTCGCGGTGGACTCGGCAGGGACGCTGCACGCGTCGCTGCTGCGCTCGTGCACCGGCTGGCCGTCGGGCGTGTGGATCGACCCGCCGCGCCGCACCACCCCGGACGGCAGCGGATTCCAGCTCCAGCACTGGACGCACGTCTTCGACTACGCGGTGGTCAGCGCGGAGGGCGACTGGCGCAAGGGAATTCCCGTGCGCAGCGCGGAGTTCTCGCGTCCGCTGGTGGCGGTGCTGTCCCCGGAGGACGGGGCGGGCGGCCTCCCCGGTTCCGGCTCGCTGCTGTCCGTCGAGCCGGTCGGCGGGGTCAGCCTCGCCGCGCTGAAGGCAGTCGGCAACCCGCTGGCCCGGGGTTCGGCCCGTCCGGCCGATCCGGCGGAGGGGATCGCGTTGCGGCTGGTGGAGACCTCCGGCCTGATGACCGAGGCGCGGGTGTCCTCCTCGCTGCTGAGCTTCGCCGACCCGGCGACCGCGGACCTGCTCGAACAGCGCCGCGACTCGCTGGCCGAGCTCTCGCTCACCCTCGCGCCGTTCGAGGTCGCCACCCTCGTCGCCCGTCCCGAGCTGACCCGATGGTCCACTATGGACGGTGGATCGCTCGGTCCCGAGCGCGAGGTCGCCCAGCCGCTCTACGCGCGCTACTGGATGCACAACCGGGGCCCGGCCCCGATGGGTGGCCTGCCGGTCGCGGTGCACCTCGACCCGGTCACCGGCCTGGTCCAGCCCGGCGGCGACATCACCCTCACGCTGACCGTCGCCAGCGCCTGCGTGGACGCCGAGCTGCACGGCGTGGTCCGGTTCGTGGTGCCGGACGGGTGGACCTGCGCGCCGCCGCAGCTGCCGTTCGGGATCGCGCCCGGCGGCCACTGGCAGACGGAAGTGCAGGTCAGGGCGCCGAAGGGGAGCCCGGACCTGCCGCATCCCATTCGCGCGCAGCTGGAGCTCACCGGCGAGGCGCTCCCACCGAGTTGGCGTCAGGTGGTCGAGGATGTGGCGATGCTGTCGACCGTGGCCGAACCCGCGCAACCGCTGCGGCTGGCCGGATCGCCCCGGGCGGTCCGGGTGGCGCGCGGCGCCCGGGAACGGCTCACCGTCGACGTGGTCGGTGACACCTCCGCCCCGGTCTCCGTCGAGGCGCAGCTGCTCACCCCGTGGGGCACCTGGGACGCGACGCCGGACTGGTGGCAGGTCCGCGAGGTCGCCGGGCGCACCGAGTTCGGCTTCGACATCGCACCGCCACCGTGGGCGGAGCCAGGCTCCTACTGGGCGCTGGTGAAGGTGGCCGGGGCCGGTCGCATCCTCTATTCGGAAGCGGTCTCGCTGGTGGTGACGGCATGA
- a CDS encoding TetR/AcrR family transcriptional regulator, with amino-acid sequence MTKKDVAGETPPPRAKRLPRAVRERQILDAAVRVFSERGYHAASMDEVSDVAGISKPMIYAYLGSKEELFAACIQREATRLMESIGGVVDVELDPEEQLWRGVLAFFTFVGENRDSWQVLHRQAGSQGAPFAAELAEGRRRAVAMISALLDRAASREGVGAFAEGRTEPLAAALTGAGEALAEWWLEHPEETPKAMARRLMNLSWMGFGNLVLGRAWHPDKTA; translated from the coding sequence ATGACCAAGAAGGACGTGGCGGGGGAGACCCCTCCGCCGCGCGCCAAGCGGCTACCGCGCGCCGTGCGCGAGCGGCAGATCCTCGACGCCGCCGTGCGGGTGTTCTCCGAACGCGGCTACCACGCCGCGTCGATGGACGAGGTCTCCGACGTCGCCGGCATCTCCAAGCCGATGATCTACGCGTACCTCGGCTCCAAGGAGGAGCTGTTCGCCGCGTGCATCCAGCGCGAGGCGACCCGGCTGATGGAGTCCATCGGCGGCGTCGTCGACGTCGAGCTGGACCCGGAGGAACAGCTCTGGCGCGGGGTGCTGGCGTTCTTCACCTTCGTCGGGGAGAACCGCGACTCCTGGCAGGTGCTGCACCGCCAGGCGGGCAGCCAGGGCGCCCCGTTCGCGGCCGAGCTGGCCGAGGGCAGGCGCAGGGCCGTCGCGATGATCTCCGCGCTGCTGGACCGCGCCGCGAGCCGGGAGGGTGTCGGGGCCTTCGCCGAGGGCAGGACCGAGCCGCTGGCCGCCGCCCTGACCGGGGCGGGGGAGGCGCTGGCCGAGTGGTGGCTGGAGCACCCCGAGGAGACCCCGAAGGCGATGGCGCGCAGGCTGATGAACCTGTCCTGGATGGGCTTCGGCAACCTGGTGCTCGGCCGGGCCTGGCACCCGGACAAGACCGCCTAG
- a CDS encoding ROK family protein codes for MTDVVLALDVGGTKIAAALVDGRGTVLREARRPTAAGGWAAAREAIEDVLRDQVVRGVGIACAGPIDTVAGTVSPINIAGWQDFPLVRQVAGLVPGVQVRLAGDGVCMALGEHRLGAGRTSAHLLGIVVSTGVGGGLVFDGRPFGGRTGNAGHIGHVVVEPDGAPCTCGGRGCAETVAAGPHLVRWARERGWTGSDAGGLAESARAGDEVARAAFERGGHAVGLVIAATAAVCDLDLVVVGGGVAEAGELLFGPIRRTLATHAGLSFLDKLTVERAALGARAGLVGAAALVD; via the coding sequence GTGACGGACGTGGTGCTCGCGCTGGACGTCGGCGGCACGAAGATCGCCGCCGCGCTCGTCGACGGCCGGGGCACCGTGCTGCGCGAAGCCCGGCGGCCGACCGCGGCCGGAGGCTGGGCGGCGGCGCGGGAAGCGATCGAGGACGTGCTGCGCGACCAGGTCGTGCGCGGTGTCGGCATCGCGTGCGCCGGGCCGATCGACACGGTCGCCGGCACGGTCAGCCCGATCAACATCGCGGGCTGGCAGGACTTCCCGCTCGTCCGCCAGGTCGCCGGCCTGGTGCCGGGGGTCCAGGTGCGGCTGGCCGGGGACGGCGTCTGCATGGCGCTCGGCGAGCACCGCCTCGGCGCGGGCCGGACCAGTGCCCACCTGCTCGGCATCGTGGTCTCGACCGGGGTCGGCGGCGGGCTGGTGTTCGACGGCAGGCCCTTCGGCGGGCGCACGGGCAACGCGGGCCACATCGGCCACGTCGTGGTCGAGCCCGACGGCGCGCCCTGCACGTGCGGAGGGCGCGGCTGTGCGGAAACCGTTGCGGCGGGCCCGCATCTGGTGCGGTGGGCGCGGGAGCGCGGCTGGACGGGCTCCGACGCGGGCGGGCTGGCGGAGTCGGCGCGCGCCGGGGACGAGGTGGCCCGCGCCGCGTTCGAGCGCGGTGGGCACGCGGTCGGGCTGGTCATCGCCGCGACGGCGGCCGTGTGCGACCTCGACCTGGTGGTCGTCGGCGGCGGTGTCGCGGAGGCGGGCGAACTCCTCTTCGGCCCGATCCGGCGGACGCTGGCCACCCACGCCGGACTGTCCTTTTTGGACAAACTGACGGTGGAGCGGGCCGCGCTGGGCGCCCGCGCCGGACTGGTCGGCGCCGCCGCGCTGGTCGACTAG
- a CDS encoding SCP2 sterol-binding domain-containing protein, producing the protein MPNTDPIAALAEVDPKKISNDEFVALLSAASELADSGAEVDLSSLEPQKFARLVSRASKDQIEAVMVRPELRVKVLDEVFRRMGTHFRPDRAGSATAVVHWRITRPEPDSHDRYEMVIDSGRCTVNKDNVGEPRVSVTVSPLDFLKLVTGNGSAPVMFMTGKLKIKGDLGFAAGLMNLFDVPKA; encoded by the coding sequence GTGCCGAACACCGACCCGATCGCCGCCCTCGCCGAGGTCGATCCGAAGAAGATCAGCAACGACGAGTTCGTCGCCCTGCTCTCCGCGGCATCGGAACTCGCCGACAGCGGAGCCGAGGTCGATCTCAGCTCGCTGGAGCCACAGAAGTTCGCTCGCCTGGTCTCCCGCGCCTCCAAGGATCAGATCGAAGCCGTCATGGTCCGTCCGGAACTGCGGGTCAAGGTACTGGATGAGGTCTTCAGGCGGATGGGAACGCACTTCAGGCCCGACCGCGCGGGTTCGGCGACGGCGGTCGTGCACTGGCGGATCACCCGGCCCGAACCGGACTCCCACGACCGCTACGAGATGGTGATCGACTCCGGCCGGTGCACCGTGAACAAGGACAACGTCGGCGAGCCCCGCGTCTCGGTCACCGTCTCCCCGCTCGACTTCCTCAAGCTGGTCACCGGCAACGGCTCCGCCCCGGTGATGTTCATGACCGGCAAGCTCAAGATCAAGGGCGATCTCGGCTTCGCCGCCGGGCTGATGAACCTGTTCGACGTCCCCAAGGCATGA